The region ATGCCGCCCCCACCCCCACCCCACATGTGCCGAATGGTCACCCGGCCTTAAGACAAATGGCGTGCTGGCGCGAGAATCGCGAGCGTTCCCACAGTCCTGAATCACACCTCCAGCACCCGGTACCCGTAGGCGTTCACCACGCGGGCGCCGCTGGCCTCGTCCACGTAGTCGGGCTTGCGGCCCTCGTACTCGTGGACGTGGCCGTGGACGACGAGGCGGGGGCGGCGGCAGGCCATGAAGCGGGTGATCTCGGGGCAGCCCCGGTGGGCGTAGTCGCTGCCGGTGTGCGGCCCGAGCGGGGGCGCGTGCGTGAGCAGCACGTCTACCCCCCGCCGGGCCTGCCAGCCCAGCCACCCCAGACCGCGCCGGGCCTGCGATGGCGAATACTGCCCTTCGCCGCCGGGCCGGTAGCGCGGCACCCCGCCCCAGCCCGCGACCCGCAGCCCCGCCGCCGTCACCACCCGGCCATGCGCGGCGATGACCCCGCGTGGAGGAATGGGGCCGTCCCCCTCGTCCACCGACTCGTCGCCGTGGTTGCCGTGGACATACAGGATGGGCACGGTCAGCACGCTCGCCAGAAACTCCAGGTAGTAGCCGGGCAGGTCGCCCGCCGCGAGCACGAGGTCCACCGCCGGGGCCGAGCGGGCGAAGCCTTCGCGGTACACGAAGGGATGCACCATGTCGGCCAGCACCAGCACGCGGCGGGGCGGGACGGGGGGCGGGGGGGTGGAGGCGGGCACGGAAACTGGGGCCGAGTGTAGCGTGCCCGGCAAGGCCCGCTGTGGCCGGGGGCATAATTTTGCAGCCCTGAGGCATACCCCCGCCCCGCCCTTAGCCTGATGGGTATGGACCTGAGCATTCTGGGCATTCCGATGGACCTCGGCGCGGGACGCCGGGGGGTAGACATGGGGCCGTCGGCGCTGCGAAATGCGCACCTCGCGGGCACGCTGCGCGGGCTGGGGCACACGGTGACGGACCTCGGGGACGTGGAAGTACCCCTTCCCGAGACGGTGGACAAGCACGCGGAGGGCGGGCTGATCTTCCTCGACCCCATCATCGCGGCGTGCCGCAGCGCCGCCGAGCGGGTGGCTGCACTGCCGGAGGGCACCTTCCCGGTCACCCTGGGCGGCGACCACTCGGTCAGCATGGGCACGGTGACGGGCAACGCCCTGCGCGGCGGCTCCCCCCGGCGCACCGGGCTGATCTGGGTGGACGCCCACACCGACTACAACACACCCCGGAGCAGTCCCAGCGGCAACATCCACGGGATGCCCGTGGCGCACCTGACCGGGCTGGGCGACCCGCAGCTTTCCGGCCTGGGCGGGGGCTGGCACCTCCAGCCCGAGGACATCGTGATGATCGGCATCCGCAGCGTGGACGCCCACGAGCGCGAGCTGCTGCGCGGAGCCGGAATCAAGGCCTACACCATGAAGGACGTGGACCAGCTCGGCATCACCCGCATCATGGACGAAACGCTGGAGCGGCTCTCGGGGACCGAGCGGCTGCACGTCTCCTTCGACGCGGACGCCCTCGACCCCTCGGTCGCGCCCGGCGTGGGCACCCCGGTCCCCGGCGGCCTGACCTACCGCGAGGGGCACCTGCTGATGGAACTGCTCTCGGAGTCGGGCCGGGTGACCAGCCTCGACATCGTGGAGGTCAACCCGGTCCTCGACACCCGCAACCAGACTGCCGAGGTGATGGTCGGCATGGCCGCCAGCCTGCTGGGACAGCGGATTCTGTAACCTGCCCCCGATGCCCTACGCCGTTCGCCTGCAATACGTCCACAAGGACGCCCACGGGGACGATGCCCTGCTGGACGAACCCCACTGGCTGGAGAACGACGCGGGCGAATGCCGGGTCTTCCCCAGCGCCGACGCAGCCGGGGCCGCCGCGCAGGAGTGGATCACCGAGGGCTGGCGGGCCGAGGTGGTAGAGGTCGCGCCGGGTCAGTCCTCTGAGGAGAGGTAGGGCTGCGCCGCATCAAAGCCCGCCAGCACCCCCGGCCAGAGCTGCCAGTCGTCCCCGTCGCGGCTGGCCCGGCCCGCTTGCACCAGCCGGTTGAGTTCGGCCTCCACCCGCTGCCCCACGCGGCGCAGGGGCATCTCGGCGGCCCCCTCCACCCCGCGCCAGGCTAGAAAGGCGCGGTGAAAGTCGGGCAGGGCGTCCAGGCCGACGCGGGTTTCCAGGGCACGCCACGAGAGGGGGTGGGGGGACATGCCCCCCGTTCTACCGCGCCCCGCCCCGGCGCGTACAATGCCCGCATGACCGGCGGCCCTCCCTCCCCTGACCCCTCCTCCCCGGCGCCTCTGCCCCCGGAGTTGACGCGGCAGCTTGAGGCGCTCGGCGGGCAGCTCGTGTGGCGCGTCGGCAAGGACGAGGTCAGCGACGAGGTGGTCGTGCGGCTGGGGTACGCCTCGGCCACGCCCCGCTTCGCGCACCTGCCCCGGCTGCGTAGCGCGAACGACGCCGAGCTTCAGGCCGCGCTGAGCGAGAACCGGGTGGTGATCGAGTGGGTGGACTGAGCAAGCAGTCAGCGGTCAGCCGTCAGCCGTCAGCTCTCCCCCACTGGAGAGCGCGTGCTGTTTGAAGCCCGGCAAGCCTTCACGCTGACCCACCCCGGCGGGGAAGACGCCGCGCTCGCCTTCGTGCGCGACGCGGGCGTCTCGCTCTCGCGGGTGCGCTTCCTGCGGGACCTGCGGGCGGACGCGGCGGGGGTGCGCGGCGAACTCGTGGTGCCGGTGCCGCTGCTGGGGGAGGTGGACCTGCCCTTTTTCAGCACCCTGCATCCCACCGGGGACGGGGCGGAGTTGCAGCCCCAGCCCGTCACGGGCGAACGGGCCTGGGTGGAGGTCGCGGGGCAGGCGCGGGTGAGCGCGGCGGGCGAGATGGCCTTCGACTTCCAGTTTCGCGCCCACCTGCGGCTCCCGGAGGCCGAGGGGTGGGGCGGCGCCGCTTTCGAAAAGATGGTGCGCTCGGCGGCAGAGCGCACGCTGGAGCGGCTGGCGGGGGAGTTGCCGCAGGGGATTGCGGCGGCACTTCCGGAAGCGGCCCGGTAGCCGGACGCCCTTTTCCCTCCCGGCGCTGCTGGAGTAGGCTGCCCCGGTGCCGCCCCCGCGCTGGAGGGCAGCCACCGTGCGGGGACCGCAGCGACATCCCTCTCCAGGCGGTTCTGTGAGACGCCCCCCCGCACGAAGGAGCATTCATGCGGAAGTACTACACGTCGGAATCGGTCTCGGAAGGTCACCCGGACAAGCTCGCGGACTTCATCTCGGACAGCATCCTGGACGAGTTTCTGCGCCAGGAACCCGCCAGCCGGGTCGCGGTGGAAACGCTGCTGACCACCGGCATGGCGGTCGTGGCGGGCGAGGTCACCGCGCAAAACGCACGGGTGGACGTGCAAAAGACGGTGCGCGACGCCGTGATGAAGGTGGGCTACACCCGCGCCAACTACGGCTTTGACGCCGAATACAGTGCCGTGCTGGTCGCCCTGCACGAGCAGTCCCCCGAGATCGCCGGGGGGGTCAACTTCTCGGAGGAGTGGCGCGAGATGTCGGAAGATGAACGCGCCCGCCCTGAACACGAATACTCCCGCATCGGCGCGGGCGACCAGGGCCTGATGTTCGGCTACGCGACCGACGAGACGCCCGAGCTGATGCCGCTGCCCATCAGCCTCGCGCACCGACTGACGCGCAAGCTGGCCGAGCTGCGGAAGAATGGCGCCCTCCCCTACCTGCGCCCCGACGCCAAGGCGCAGGTCACGGTGGTCCGCGACGGCGAGCCGCATGAGGCGCGGGAAACCTTTGTGGATACGGTCGTCATCAGCGCCCAGCACAGCGAGTCGGTCACGCAGGAGCAGATTCGGGAAGACCTGCTGGAGCACGTCGTGCGGGCCGTCATCCCGGCCGAGCTGCTGACCCCCGACACCAAATACTTCATCAACCCCAGCGGGCGCTTCGTGATCGGCGGGCCGCACGGCGACACCGGCCTGACCGGGCGCAAGATCATCGTGGACACCTACGGGGGCGCGGTGCCGCACGGGGGCGGGGCCTTTTCGGGCAAGGACCCCACCAAGGTGGACCGCTCGGCGGCGTACTACGCCCGCTTTGTCGCCAAGAACCTCGTTGCGGCGGGGCTGGCGCGTCGGGCGCTGG is a window of Deinococcus terrestris DNA encoding:
- the rocF gene encoding arginase, which translates into the protein MDLSILGIPMDLGAGRRGVDMGPSALRNAHLAGTLRGLGHTVTDLGDVEVPLPETVDKHAEGGLIFLDPIIAACRSAAERVAALPEGTFPVTLGGDHSVSMGTVTGNALRGGSPRRTGLIWVDAHTDYNTPRSSPSGNIHGMPVAHLTGLGDPQLSGLGGGWHLQPEDIVMIGIRSVDAHERELLRGAGIKAYTMKDVDQLGITRIMDETLERLSGTERLHVSFDADALDPSVAPGVGTPVPGGLTYREGHLLMELLSESGRVTSLDIVEVNPVLDTRNQTAEVMVGMAASLLGQRIL
- a CDS encoding DUF3809 domain-containing protein codes for the protein MLFEARQAFTLTHPGGEDAALAFVRDAGVSLSRVRFLRDLRADAAGVRGELVVPVPLLGEVDLPFFSTLHPTGDGAELQPQPVTGERAWVEVAGQARVSAAGEMAFDFQFRAHLRLPEAEGWGGAAFEKMVRSAAERTLERLAGELPQGIAAALPEAAR
- a CDS encoding metallophosphoesterase family protein codes for the protein MPASTPPPPVPPRRVLVLADMVHPFVYREGFARSAPAVDLVLAAGDLPGYYLEFLASVLTVPILYVHGNHGDESVDEGDGPIPPRGVIAAHGRVVTAAGLRVAGWGGVPRYRPGGEGQYSPSQARRGLGWLGWQARRGVDVLLTHAPPLGPHTGSDYAHRGCPEITRFMACRRPRLVVHGHVHEYEGRKPDYVDEASGARVVNAYGYRVLEV
- a CDS encoding DUF3248 domain-containing protein, whose translation is MTGGPPSPDPSSPAPLPPELTRQLEALGGQLVWRVGKDEVSDEVVVRLGYASATPRFAHLPRLRSANDAELQAALSENRVVIEWVD
- the metK gene encoding methionine adenosyltransferase, which translates into the protein MRKYYTSESVSEGHPDKLADFISDSILDEFLRQEPASRVAVETLLTTGMAVVAGEVTAQNARVDVQKTVRDAVMKVGYTRANYGFDAEYSAVLVALHEQSPEIAGGVNFSEEWREMSEDERARPEHEYSRIGAGDQGLMFGYATDETPELMPLPISLAHRLTRKLAELRKNGALPYLRPDAKAQVTVVRDGEPHEARETFVDTVVISAQHSESVTQEQIREDLLEHVVRAVIPAELLTPDTKYFINPSGRFVIGGPHGDTGLTGRKIIVDTYGGAVPHGGGAFSGKDPTKVDRSAAYYARFVAKNLVAAGLARRALVEVAYAIGRANPVSLRVDTYGTGTVSDERLAELVGEHFDARPQAIIAELDLLRPIYAQTAAYGHFGRPEFPWEQTGKAEALRDAAQAVTTA